Part of the Arachis hypogaea cultivar Tifrunner chromosome 6, arahy.Tifrunner.gnm2.J5K5, whole genome shotgun sequence genome, aaataatttaagattttatttgattttataattatcaaattattttctatatttaaattataaagtttagtaaatgtaaaataataagaattttatatgatttaggataaataattgagatttcggaatttaatactttaatttttataaacaaaaaaaattaattatattatcttatattttaaattagaatacttaattaaaagttaattatcaaattgataaataaataatattttaaaataattttaaagattaagttagattttaaattaacacTCTATActctaatttgattaaaattaactaaatctaAATTAAACCCAAAACTCCCAATTTTATAAACAAACCCTAATTTACTACCCTAACCCACCCTCACTCTTCTCTCAGTGCAGCAATCCTAGCCACCCCCAAACCCAACGaaacaaagaaaggaagaaagggaAAAAAGGAAACGGAGAGAGCAGAGGGGAAGAGAGACTGGTGaaggaaaagagaaaagggaGGCGGCGTggtgggtgtcactgccaccgTTGCTGCCGCTATTGACAGGAGAAGAGAAGGAGATCTGAGAGAGCTGAACGGGAAGAGAGGGAAGGAGACCTCGCCACCATGCCCAACTTGCTGCATGCTCCGTCACGTCGCTACCCAGACCGCGTCCAGCTTTCGCCGCCACTGCGCCATGTTCTGCCGCCAAGCTTGCCTTGCTGACACGTCTCGTGCCGCCAGTTTTGCCGCCCATTGTTCTCGCGCAAGGAACAGAAGAGAGGAAGGGAGACGAGTTCGCGAGGGAGAAGAGGATGCTGCGTCGTCTAGCATCCGTTGCCACCGTCGGAGTCGTAAACAGAGGACACACGATAGGGAATCGTCACGGAGCTGCCGTCCTCGTCGCGTTGCTGGGTTCGCCGTCGTTACGCCCGCACTTCTGCTACGTCGCCGGAGCTCTTTGCCGCCACTGTTGTCACCGGAAACCACCTTTGAAGCCTGTGTCTGTTGGTAAGCTCTAACCCTGTCTCAACTTCTTTATCCGTTAAGTTCTCCATTACCATGAGAGTTATTGCTAGGCTGTTTGTGCTAAGAGTTTATCGTGAGTTATCGCCGCCAGATTCGCCACCGCCGAATCTCACCACCGCTACTAGAGCCTCTGGCCATTGGGACTGCCATTCTTACCACCGATGAAGCTCACCGGAGTTACTCGAAGGTTATTTCCGCTCAATTTGGTTCTGTTGGAAGCTGCGCTGCTGCGGGTGTGGTTGCTGAAAACTACCGTCGGAACTCCTGTCTTCTTGGTAAGCATTTTGTTTCTGAAACCTCTTGAAATCAGTGTCTGTTATAATTAGATAGTTTGAGATGTTGGTACCGTAGATTTGAGTTTCGGTATTTGCACATCGAAATTAAGGTTGTTGTTGAACCACCGGAGCTTCTGGTAGCCCCCGTCACAAGAGGTAGTTGCCAGAGCTGCCACCGGATCGGTTCAAAGGGTCGCTGCTACTTTGTTTCTCGTGATGAGATTATTTGGTTCTGTTTCAATTTATCGTAATATTGCATTACTAATTTTGTTCTAATTCTGCTCAATATCAATTTCCCATTAAATTCCAATTTATGTCAGAAAAGTGTTGTTGCTGCGATTCTTGATGCCGCTGTTAATATTGCTTGAAAATAAACAAGGTTGCTTCCGCTGctgtaaaattgaaaataatcaaaAGAGGAATTAATGCGTCTAACTACTGAGCTTTGACTAAAGTGAGATAggagtttttcttaaaatttattttatattacagagttgttataaatagatattgatgcaaaaaaatatatttctgtgATAAGTGACGGATCCAGATAATTTTATCAGTGGgggcaaaatatatatagtataataatagtttatataattatactatagtgttataaaatataattactcttcaaattatttaactaacaaattaaaataataaaataataatttaaataataaataatttaaaatttcattcttctgggtttcatattttgaaaagattgaatAATTTTTTCATTGTCAATACAATCAAATGTCTCTTTTCTATGTATGTCactaaacaatcatttaaaaattcttCTCCCATACGGTTGCGAAGCCAACTTTTTATGATGTTCATAGCAGAGAAAGTTCTTTCAACTGATGCAGTTGCTACAGGCAAAACTAAAGCTAACTTCAAAAGAAGAAATACTAAtggataaacaatattttttcgagtctcAACCAATTTCTGAGAAAGAGTACCAATTCTATTTAAGTTTGAGAATTGATCATCAGAACGCACATCTAGTATGAAGTTCTCAAGTTGACTATCAAGTGCCAAAAGTTGAGTAGAAGAAAATTCTAATGGATAGAATTGAGCTAACTGGATTAACTTCTCCTTATCAAATGCAAGAAATGAGTGTCTTGGATTCAGACAAGCTATACAAAGAAGTAATTCAATATCCACTTCTGTAAAACGattgttgagttcttgaagttgtctATCAACTACTTGATTAAATATCTCAACTTGAAAATGATGCAAATTTGAGATATTTTGAGCTTTGCGTCTTGATCTTTCTTGTGACACAAATATATCATCCATTTTTGGAACAGTAATATTATATTTGTCACAAAACAATGAGACTTCGTCAAGTAAAAGAGACCAACCATCATCTCTTATAGTTTGCAACCGTTGCTTAGACACTTTAACCAATGCCATAGCATTTGCGATGTCTTGATCATTCCTTTGTAACGCTTGAGATAATTCATTAGTAACTCCCAAGATATTTTTCATCAAGTGCAAGTtgaaaataaattcaaaagattGAATGACATTCAATAAATGACATGCTTAAACTCTTTGTTCTGAATTATTTTCATCTTCCTCAACATATTCAAGAACATTGACCACGGAaggaaacaaaaaaattaatctaaGTATAGTTCCATAGTGTGAACCCCATCTAGTATCTCCAGCTCTTTTTAAAGCTATTTCTTGATTCAAACCACGTCCACTAGCAATTTCTCCACTTTGTAATGCTTCAATTGTCTTAGTCATTTGACTATCACGAAGCATATCTCTTCGTTTACACGAAGCTCCAACAACATTGAACAAAttgtttaacaaattaaaaagcaAAGCAATTTCAACTTGTTTTTTGCAACCATTATAAGAGCTAACTGAAGTTGGTGAGCAAAGCAATGTACATAGAAAGCATAAGAATTTTCTTTCAATATCAAAGTTTTCAAACCATTAAATTCTCCTTGCATATTACTTGCACCATCATATCCTTGGCCACGTACTCTTGATAGACTTAAATTATATGTTTCTAATAATGACTTCAATGCTAATTTTAGAGATAAAGCATTAGTATTGGAAACATGAACACCTAACTTTCCCTTCTTTATTCACATACTTTAAACAAACTGACATTTGCTCCTTAATAGAAATGTCGTGGGCTTCATCTACCAAAACAGCCCCAAGATCATTAACAATAACTTTTGTCGTTTCACTTGCAGCAGCTCTTACAATATCTTTTTGAATTGAGGGAGCTCTTAGTTTAAGATTCCCACGAGCATTTTTGAAAGCACGATCAATCTCTTCATTATGTTGCACCAGAAAGTTTAGAAGTTTCAAAAAATTTCCTTGATTAACAGAATAATCTGTCTCATCATTACCATGAAAGGCCAATCCTTGTCACAAAAGAAATCTAATACGATCAATTGTGGCTGTCAAATAAATTTGATAATTCTTTTTAGCTTGCTCAGATTGTTTTTCAATAGCAGCACTAATGTGTTGTTTTGATTTCATAAGTGCTTCACACTTTCTCTAAACTTAATTATGAGCACTATCATGAATCCCAACATGAGTTTGTAATCTCTcctttttattctaatttgaaAAGCCATTAGTTACAAAAGTATCGCCACCTTCAGTCTCAGGTTTCATAAGATAACAACAAAGACAAAAAATAGCATCTTTTGATATACTATACTCTAACCAATTGCCATAATCATCAAACCAATTAGGATTAAATCTTCGAAAAAGAAGAACCACGAGCAGTTTGCGAAAAATCATGAGTCTTTGGTTGACAAGGACCTTTTTGCAAATATGCACATCTAACTTTGTCTCTGTCATTCGGATGATAACTTGAAATCTTTGGTCGTTGTCCTGGATCTGATATGAGACTCTCTACTTTGAATTCTAAAAATCTCCTCTTATTAGAAGAAGTCGATGAATTGTTTTGAGATCCAATCTCCAATGATAAAgttcttttgaaatatttctccattactaatagaataaaattataaatctaaattaatTCATAATTCTATACAAATTAAGAAGTTcactataaaattataaatacaaaattaatcaattaataaaattaatgaaaCCTATATCAGTGACTCGTCAAAGATCCattaaaataagaatatatataagAGTATATAGCTTTAATTTATTAGAAACATTGAAGCTTGCCCTTTTCCTCAACATATTATAAATACATCATCATCCTTTCTAACATTCATATCATAATCCCCTGATCCCTCTCATTCTTCTCATTCATATCATAAGTCCCTAgatttgtgtttttttattttcaaaacaaTTTTTCTATTATGGAAAAATGTCAAGCCATGCACAAATGTTTTGCTGTTTTTCTTGCACTTTTTGTTGCTTTCAACCATATCCAATTACCCATCTAACTCAAGGAAGGAAAATCATAAAATGCTATATTAGAACTCCATCAAAATACACATACACAATTACATTAGAACTCCATTAGAATTCCATCAGAACAGAACACAATTGTTAATTAACAAAGTAACCAATAATTACATTAGAATTTTATCAGAAATTCAGAACACAATTACATTAGAATAAATTCAATCACATCAGAATAAATTAATGAACTATATCAAATTAATAACAATGCAGCAAATGAGAATAAAAACTGAATGAAGTAACTAAGTGAACTAATTATATGAATTATGACCAAGAGACTAAGAAAACCAACACAAATACCATCTAAGAGGCTAAGACAGTAAGACCTAACCAAATCATAAGCAGCAGAAAACGAACGCAGGTACAAATCCAGAAGACTGAGAAGAGGAACGCAGGTACGCAGCGACAGAACCACACAAATCATAAGCAGTACCCAATGGCAGAACCAGCGGCACCCAGGAGTCCAGGACCCAGGCACCCAGCGACAGAACCAGCGATACCCCGCACACCCTGAACTGCTGAAGACAGAACCAGATCTAGACGCCGAAAGAACGGGAAGACAGAACCAGACGACGATTAAAGGCTTAAAGCTGTGAAGACcgcggaagaagaagaagacctcACCAGACACCAAACGTTGAACTGCTGAAGGAACGCAGCGGCAGAACCAGACGCGGGCATGCGGTGATGCAACGAGAAACCGACGGAGGCGACGCGGGAGAAAGGCCGAATGGGACAGCGACAGAGAAACTGGCGGAGTGGGCGAATGGCGGCAGACAACAGTAACTGAGAGAAGTGGAGGTTGGAGGCTGGAGCAgaagaacaaaattcaaaaagGGGAGAAGGAGAAGGGTTAGTCAGTTAGGGATTTGGAGGGTGGGGAGTGGGGTCAAAATGAATTAGATGGTGGGGGGCAAATTAGACAATTCACTAAGAAGTACTgattaattttttcaaattcaCTGGGGGCAACTGCCCCCACTAGGTGGTGAGTAAATCTGTCCCTATCTTTGATTATGTTTGTCTTGTGGATGTGGTTGTTTTCTAGACTGAATTATTgattgcttgattgcttgagtggtgtacggttgttgataagaaattggtttgaaaagttatttacttGGTTAATATGAAAAGTGGGTTTTCTTAGTTTTAGAGTTAATTCGGTAATGTAAATGAATCgactttggaaatgatttgacatatgaaaataaattgattctggaagcggtttgattttgagttagtataatttcataattaaataatttaatatttgagctggtttgattttaaaaagagatttattattggaattggttcggtttgaaaataatttgatattagacctggttgaattttggaaaatgattgagatttggaaatggttgagaaagggTTTGAGGAATGTTTGGATGGAACCTAAAAAAGGTGGCAGAGTCTGAGTTTTAGaagagatgctgccaaaattttataaaattggaagtttcatttgaagtaattatttaaaaagatttagttttaaacattatatcttttaagattgatttatttagcaaagaaagaattatattttgaattaggATTATTGAAGAATGGAATAGAAAGAAGGATAATAAGAATTgactttgaaatatgatttttgaatgaatttagaAACGAGACATagattgacgaatgatgatgatattgagattgacttagatattgatgaatgttGAATGAATTATTCATATGACTTATGAATTTGATTTATCTGAGACATGAGTCTCCTTGGGGTAGACGCAGTGGCTTGtcaccacttgctccaggttgaaactcgatactctattgatcctacgacgtaagggtgaccggacacTTATAAATTTCTAGGAATAGTAccccattgagtgattttatatatatatatatatatatatatgagaaaaagctatacatagactcatggggatgtgcGTTGGGGGACGGTCCAAAGGTTTAGCAAACTGGATTTGTCAGATTgtctgtataaccgacagatgagctcattagccataggacagacatgcatcatatacaTTTGCGTGCCTTGTTTGGGTTTGCATTTGTTTTAGTTTGCCTAACTGTTAAACTATCTCTAATTGCTATCTGAACTACTTGCTGTAGCTGTTACCTATGCCTGTGGTTTCCTTTTCTATTTTGCTTATGTTCATTTTGGTGTGGTACTTTTGAGATTGAGTTTTGGTGCTAAATTGATGATAATATTGGTTGATTGTGTGATTGATTTCTGATTGAGGTTTAGTAAAGTATGGATATCAAACTGGTTCAACATAggcttaatgaacctatgtttggaacAGATTGGTCATTCATATTGTTAGGGGACTTTTAAGATTCATTTATCTGAAAAGGAAATTTGGATTTCTGGTTAATTAACTAATTTCTTTTTATAAATGTTTTGAATTCTTTTATAGGTAAACCATTGGTTttcaaaagattcataagacaacgGTAATCACTGAGTTTAAAAAcgattttcttattaaatatcttcttatgacaattctgaaactctgtggtgagatcgtgtggttaggttcccaccccctacagctttatcttttcaggagACGAACGAAGAGGCTTACAAAGAGTTTTATTGCAATTTTGCTTATACGGTTCTGTTGTTATATTAGTTTAATTGTTATGTATTTTTTCCTCGCTATCAATATTGTATTTTaaaagagggataggaattttaTGTTCTGTATGTATATTATATTCATAAGCTATTTATGTAAAAacttttgtatatatgtatatgcttgtctattttcaagataaaatatttttccggttttttaaagaaaaactgcAATACAATTTCGAATCagactcctattttattattatatatatgaaatcgTCGTAATACTTCGTGCTATTAGAatgaaacaataaaaaacatgATATTCTAATAGTAAAGATATTACAAATATTAATTAGTACATATTATAATTAAGATTGTTCAAAATATTGACACATGGACAAAAAAAATGCCTGCTACACCATCAGCGCTTTTACAAGAAATAAGATTATTTCAGTTCTCTTACCAAATACTAACTGTGAAGAAGCCTCTATATGCAACAGTTGATCCTAGTCAATATATATGGTAGGGGATTggtgaaaaattaattaatatttgaatttagaaAGGAAGATCtcaattttttagttaattttttgatgaaaaatataaaatctttaatttaatttgtctatactataatttaattaaaaattaaattaaaaaaatcatttaattttctacaattttatctaatttttcaaTACAACAAAAAATgaacttatttaattttatttatctatattataaTTTCATcacaaaatcaaaaaatattttgacatttttctaaacattttaTATTATGACTAAAATAAttaaggaggtatttataacctcttattagattaaaacaaagaaaatcataaattcacaaatataaagtctaatttagtaattaaataaataaaattaaaatataggattaagtacgattttggtccctaacgtagaagtcgaaatttttttttgtttttggtcttTTTTTGCCTACAAAATAATTTCAaagatttaacttaattttaaaattttttttaccaaaaaatttaatttttattaccaagTTACtcctaattaaaatatatatatatatatatatatatatatatatatatatatatatatatatatatatatatatatatatatatatatatatatatatatataaaaggggtTAAAAGGCTAGGAACAGGGAAAGGGAATAACGCGGggtttcagggaagaagaggggaAAGAAAAGGTGgggaagaaaagggaaagggaatcTGCCGTTGCCGCTCCTCGTCGTTGTTTGGTTGCTGAATCTCGCTGCTGCTTTTGTGGGCTCGGCGGAAGTGCTTGATGGCGGTGGTTTCTGGTTCGAGGCAAGAACAACGAAAGAATTCAGTGGTTTTATGATGGAGGTGGGGAAGGAAAGGATAAGGAAATTCGTCGCCGCTGCTCCTCGTCATCGTTCGGTCGCTGGAACTCGTCACAGCTTTTGTAGGTTCGGCGGAAGTGCTCGATGGTGGTGGTTTCTGGTTCGAGGCAAGAACAGCGAAAGTCTTCAATGGTTTTATGATGGTGGGTGAAGGAGAGGCTGACGGTGATGGTGGAGCTAAAAGAAGATGGCACGAACTGGAGGTGAGTCGGGCGAGGAGAAGAGGACTTCCCGCTGTGACGTTGGCGTTAGGGTAGCacgaagagagaagaaaaaaaagggtgGCGGCGTTGTGATGGCGGATTGGCCAAGGGACAGTgaacaaaggagaagaaaaaagaggagaggaagaagaaaaaagaaaggaggGTGGTTTGGGTGGCTCGTcggcttctgcttctgctttcaTTTCTATTATATTGTTGATTTCTGATTATTGTTGCTTCTGGTTGCTTCTGCTTCTGGTTGATTACattgtttcattgttgttgttgttgttgttgttgttttgctCCTGTTCCTATTTCTACTTCTGCTTGATTACATTGTTTCATTATTTCATTATACAGATTTGTTGATCCATTAtccatttttttaatgtttattacaTTGTTTTATtgttggttctggttctgcttctGTTTCTGCTTTTGCTTCTGTTTAATTTTTGGGAAGAAGGGGAAAGGGTATTTTAGTTTGATTGAtggttttaaaattaagttaaatcttAAAAACGATATTTCAAgtaaaaaaagggtaaaaacaaaaaaaattttcaacccctatattagagaccaaaatcgtacttactctaaaatatattaaattaaattaaatattttaaaaatataaactaataatttttaaataatacttgtcATATCATAAATATTTAACCTTGATAAACAAACTCATGCATAATATATAAGTTCTCTCATCATTTAAAAAAAGAGTAATAATTGTATCATTACATTAAAtgaattgatttgaaaataaaaatatttatacttttattataatctacattttatttaaaattttgcaaCCTTTTTTTAATCTCCTTTaataatctttttaataagataaaaatttatatacagttatttttaaataaaattattaattaacatctattaaataatttaatatatttgaataaattattattcaaaaattttcgattcattaattattttgtttgttactgacaataacatatataatataatgagGAATTAgtctattaaaataatatatataatgaagaaatataattaataaattaatgagCTGAACAAGCATGATCATCAAATAAACCAATGCAACCGTATCAAGACACCACGGCTCCTCTTCCATAgaacttttaattaattatgaaacCCTAaatgtattattaattaaataatgttgGTTCCTTTTTAATATTGCGGTGGAGCTTTTATCCAAATCACTTAAAAAGTTTGTTTCAAAAAGGATATACAAGCTTTACAAAAAGAATAAATGAATCCCCttaaaagttgaaaataaaaaatttatcccACCCTCCTTTTCCAAAAACATCCTAACTTTACAACAAAGCTCAAgctttttatttagtttgtaacaaacattacaaaaaataaataattatataaaattagaaGAAACTTAAATTTCCATTTTTAAAAAAGTTGCAagagataaaataatttttcaaaattttaaattgaaaagttTATATCTTAGCCAAAAAGTTATTGACAAAATTGTTCTGTCCTTACTAACTAAAAGTACAACATAATATTATTTGTACTCATCACCTAATTGCCACttacctttttcttttctgttaaaaAAAGTGAGCAAGTTTAATGTAAAAGAAAAGTGCAGCAGGCATGGTATATCTAATTAAAATTCACGTATATTCTATTACAAATGTAATGCCAAACATTTATCAACTAATTTGACTCGATCAATTTAGAGCAAGTCCCTCTTTCTTTGGAAGAATCAGCACTTGATTATGGTTAAATTACAAATTTcattaaatacatataataatatgTGTAGAAGCTAGtaagtatatatttttatgattaaaactaagtttaaataaaatttttttctctataaacaaaatcattttttagcctttataattttttattt contains:
- the LOC112805364 gene encoding uncharacterized protein, whose product is MALVKVSKQRLQTIRDDGWSLLLDEVSLFCDKYNITVPKMDDIFVSQERSRRKAQNISNLHHFQVEIFNQVVDRQLQELNNRFTEVDIELLLCIACLNPRHSFLAFDKEKLIQLAQFYPLEFSSTQLLALDSQLENFILDVRSDDQFSNLNRIGTLSQKLVETRKNIVYPLVFLLLKLALVLPVATASVERTFSAMNIIKSWLRNQLEQN